A region of Ochrobactrum quorumnocens DNA encodes the following proteins:
- the bluB gene encoding 5,6-dimethylbenzimidazole synthase: MKFSPADQDALFRILQWRRDVRHFLSDPVSDEVLEKLQEAVAYAPSVGNSRPWRIYVVQSAEMREAVHHLFEKTNCDAATVYDYARAEEYGKLKLEAIRTAPVQLAIFTETDPAEGHGLGRQTMAATLEQSTAMAVQNLNLMARSLGLGVGMVSILDPLAMKHLFNVPEHWIFSHYLCIGWPCFTSDIPLLHENGWQENTTLRWKML; encoded by the coding sequence ATGAAATTTTCCCCTGCCGATCAAGACGCCCTCTTCCGCATTCTGCAGTGGCGGCGGGATGTACGCCATTTCCTGTCTGATCCTGTTTCCGATGAAGTGCTCGAAAAACTGCAAGAGGCAGTGGCCTACGCACCATCTGTCGGAAATTCGCGCCCCTGGCGTATCTATGTCGTCCAAAGCGCCGAAATGCGTGAAGCGGTGCACCACCTGTTCGAAAAAACAAATTGCGATGCGGCTACTGTCTATGACTACGCTCGTGCAGAGGAATACGGAAAACTGAAGCTCGAGGCGATCCGCACGGCCCCGGTTCAACTCGCCATTTTCACCGAAACAGACCCCGCTGAAGGCCACGGCCTTGGGCGACAGACAATGGCCGCTACGCTTGAGCAAAGCACCGCAATGGCCGTCCAGAATCTCAATCTCATGGCCCGTTCACTGGGTCTTGGTGTCGGAATGGTTTCCATTCTCGATCCGCTCGCCATGAAGCACCTGTTCAACGTGCCAGAACATTGGATTTTCAGTCATTATCTGTGTATCGGCTGGCCATGCTTCACCAGCGATATACCGCTCTTGCATGAGAATGGATGGCAGGAAAATACGACCCTCCGTTGGAAGATGTTATAG
- the yacG gene encoding DNA gyrase inhibitor YacG: MSDKKDISAAAGSRVTPLRPTRPCPECGKPSVRDTYPFCSPRCKSIDLNRWLSGSYVIPGKTIEEEEENDN; encoded by the coding sequence ATGAGCGACAAGAAAGATATATCCGCAGCTGCCGGTTCGCGCGTTACACCGTTGCGCCCGACTCGCCCCTGCCCTGAATGCGGTAAGCCGTCGGTCCGTGACACGTATCCATTCTGCTCGCCACGTTGCAAAAGCATTGATCTTAATCGTTGGCTTTCAGGAAGCTATGTCATTCCTGGAAAAACGATTGAGGAGGAAGAAGAAAACGACAACTGA
- a CDS encoding Maf-like protein has translation MSAQHKLVLASGSPRRIELLGQVGIEPDHIQPADIDETPERAEHPRSLARRLAREKAKAAQEQLKGDENFANAFVLAADTVVAVGRRVLPKAEINDEARECLRLLSGRTHKVFTGVCLILPNGNLRQTLIETRLRFERLTRKQIDAYLASGEWRGKAGGYAIQGLAGSFVVKLVGSYTNVVGLPLQETVSLLADGDYPVYDNWINGKV, from the coding sequence ATGAGCGCGCAACATAAGCTGGTTCTTGCCTCCGGCTCTCCCCGCAGGATCGAGCTTCTGGGGCAGGTCGGCATTGAGCCAGATCATATTCAGCCAGCTGATATTGACGAAACGCCTGAGCGCGCCGAACATCCGCGTTCACTGGCGCGTCGTCTTGCGCGCGAAAAGGCAAAAGCCGCACAGGAACAATTAAAGGGCGACGAAAACTTCGCAAATGCTTTTGTTCTGGCGGCTGACACGGTTGTAGCTGTGGGGCGTCGTGTTCTGCCCAAGGCAGAGATCAACGACGAAGCACGGGAATGCCTGCGCCTTTTGTCAGGACGCACGCATAAGGTTTTCACTGGCGTGTGCCTCATTCTGCCCAATGGCAATTTGCGTCAGACGCTTATCGAAACGCGCCTGCGTTTCGAGCGGCTGACACGCAAACAGATCGACGCCTATCTCGCTTCTGGCGAATGGCGTGGCAAGGCTGGTGGTTATGCCATTCAAGGGCTCGCTGGCAGCTTTGTGGTCAAGCTTGTTGGATCATACACCAATGTGGTTGGCCTCCCCTTGCAGGAAACTGTGAGCCTGCTGGCCGATGGCGACTATCCCGTTTACGATAACTGGATAAACGGCAAGGTCTGA
- the infA gene encoding translation initiation factor IF-1 has translation MAKEEVLEFPGVVTELLPNAMFRVKLENEHEIIAHTAGRMRKNRIRVLAGDKVLVEMTPYDLTKGRITYRFK, from the coding sequence ATGGCGAAAGAAGAAGTCCTCGAATTTCCGGGTGTTGTTACGGAACTGCTGCCGAATGCAATGTTCCGCGTGAAGCTCGAAAACGAACATGAGATTATTGCCCACACCGCAGGCCGCATGCGCAAGAACCGCATCCGCGTTCTCGCTGGCGACAAGGTTCTGGTCGAAATGACCCCTTACGACCTTACCAAAGGCCGTATCACCTACCGCTTCAAGTAA
- a CDS encoding low molecular weight phosphatase family protein has protein sequence MSAQEAIAPAEESEAAKRPTSVLFVCGKNSIRSPIAELLARKLLPPNMYIASAGVQRGERDPFVDAVLNEEGLSLDARQPRGLEELADGYFDLIITLTPLAHHTVLERMRGFSVDVEYWPTPDPTLMTGSREQIMNAYRDVRDRLKRQITQRLAPN, from the coding sequence ATGAGTGCTCAGGAAGCGATTGCCCCTGCTGAAGAAAGTGAAGCCGCCAAACGGCCCACTTCAGTGCTTTTTGTCTGTGGAAAGAATTCTATCCGTTCACCAATTGCCGAACTTCTTGCAAGAAAGCTGCTTCCACCCAATATGTATATAGCTTCTGCCGGTGTTCAGCGCGGCGAGCGTGACCCGTTTGTCGATGCAGTGCTCAATGAAGAAGGCCTGTCACTCGATGCCCGGCAACCGCGCGGACTGGAAGAACTGGCAGACGGCTATTTCGATCTTATCATCACGCTCACCCCGCTTGCGCATCATACGGTGCTGGAGCGGATGCGTGGCTTTTCCGTCGATGTGGAATATTGGCCTACGCCCGATCCCACACTTATGACGGGAAGCCGTGAGCAGATCATGAATGCTTATCGTGATGTACGAGACCGCCTGAAGCGGCAAATCACACAGAGATTGGCACCGAATTAA
- a CDS encoding UPF0262 family protein produces MTAGVPNARLVDVELDESIGRSTPDVEHERAVAIFDLIEENAFHPVGDDTGGPYKLKLSLMESRLIFSIMRESGDDVATHILSLTPLRRVVRDYFLVCESYYEAIRSASPSKIEAIDMGRRGLHNEGSQTLQTRLNGKIEVDFATARRLFTLVCVLHWRG; encoded by the coding sequence ATGACCGCCGGCGTTCCTAATGCCCGTCTAGTTGACGTCGAGCTCGATGAATCCATCGGCCGCTCGACGCCTGACGTCGAGCATGAACGCGCGGTCGCGATTTTTGACCTGATTGAAGAAAACGCTTTTCACCCGGTCGGCGATGATACGGGTGGTCCTTACAAGCTGAAGCTTTCACTGATGGAATCACGTCTGATTTTTTCCATCATGCGTGAAAGCGGTGATGACGTTGCTACTCACATCCTCTCGCTAACCCCATTGCGGCGCGTTGTGCGCGACTATTTTCTGGTTTGCGAAAGCTATTATGAGGCCATTCGCTCTGCGAGCCCCAGCAAGATCGAGGCGATCGATATGGGGCGGCGCGGCTTGCACAATGAAGGCTCACAAACTCTTCAAACGCGACTGAACGGCAAAATCGAAGTCGATTTTGCGACTGCGCGGCGTCTTTTCACGCTCGTCTGCGTGCTGCACTGGCGGGGCTGA
- the hisD gene encoding histidinol dehydrogenase codes for MVTTLRQTDPDFEQNFATFLTGKREVSEDVDRAAREIVDRVRREGDTALIEYSQRFDRIDLHKTGIRVTEAEIDAAFDEAPASTIEALKLAHERIEKHHARQLPKDDRYTDALGVELGSRWTAIEAVGLYVPGGTASYPSSVLMNAVPAKVAGVDRIVMVVPSPDGKLNPLVLVAARLAGVSEVYRVGGAQAIAALAYGTETIEPVAKIVGPGNAYVAAAKRIVFGTVGIDMIAGPSEVLVIADKDNNPDWLAADILAQAEHDTAAQSILMTNDEPFAKAVEEAVERQLKTLPRAETAAASWRDFGAVILVKDFDAAIPLANRIAAEHLEIATADPEALLPKIRNAGSIFIGAHTPEVIGDYVGGCNHVLPTARSARFSSGLSVLDYMKRTSLLKLGPDQLRALGPAAIEIARAEGLDAHAQSVAIRLNL; via the coding sequence GTGGTCACGACGCTCAGACAAACCGATCCCGATTTTGAACAGAACTTTGCTACTTTCCTGACCGGTAAGCGCGAAGTCTCGGAAGATGTGGATCGGGCTGCCCGCGAAATCGTTGATCGCGTGCGCCGCGAAGGCGATACAGCGCTTATTGAATATTCCCAGCGGTTTGATCGTATCGATCTTCATAAGACCGGCATCCGCGTGACGGAAGCGGAAATCGATGCGGCCTTTGATGAGGCACCCGCCTCGACTATTGAAGCATTGAAGCTTGCTCATGAACGCATCGAAAAGCATCACGCACGACAGCTGCCCAAAGACGACCGTTATACCGATGCGCTTGGCGTTGAACTTGGTTCTCGCTGGACGGCAATTGAAGCGGTAGGCCTTTATGTACCTGGCGGCACGGCAAGCTATCCAAGTTCTGTGCTGATGAATGCAGTGCCTGCGAAGGTTGCAGGCGTTGACCGGATCGTCATGGTTGTCCCCTCGCCCGATGGCAAGCTGAACCCACTGGTTCTGGTGGCAGCACGTCTCGCAGGTGTATCGGAAGTCTACCGCGTGGGTGGTGCTCAAGCCATTGCAGCTCTCGCTTATGGCACCGAAACCATTGAGCCGGTCGCCAAGATCGTTGGCCCCGGCAACGCCTATGTGGCAGCCGCCAAGCGCATTGTGTTCGGCACGGTGGGCATCGACATGATCGCAGGGCCTTCCGAAGTGCTGGTGATTGCCGATAAGGACAACAATCCAGATTGGCTGGCCGCTGACATTCTGGCGCAGGCGGAACATGACACCGCAGCACAGTCGATACTGATGACCAATGATGAGCCTTTTGCAAAGGCTGTCGAAGAAGCCGTGGAGCGTCAGCTCAAGACGCTGCCACGCGCTGAAACAGCCGCCGCAAGCTGGCGCGATTTTGGTGCTGTCATTCTGGTCAAAGATTTCGACGCTGCCATTCCACTGGCAAACCGAATTGCCGCCGAGCATCTGGAAATCGCCACCGCAGATCCTGAAGCGCTGCTGCCCAAAATTCGCAATGCCGGTTCGATCTTCATCGGCGCCCATACGCCGGAAGTGATTGGTGATTATGTCGGCGGATGCAATCACGTTCTGCCAACAGCGCGCTCTGCACGATTCTCGTCCGGCCTTTCGGTTCTTGATTATATGAAGCGCACCTCGCTTCTCAAACTTGGCCCGGATCAGTTGCGCGCCCTCGGCCCCGCAGCCATAGAAATCGCTCGTGCCGAAGGCCTCGACGCCCACGCGCAATCTGTCGCCATCCGGCTCAATCTATGA
- a CDS encoding DUF2948 family protein: MEMLKLVALDEEDLQVLSAHLQDAVLKVSDLQYLAKDKRFVLTANRFAWEEAKPKLFRKPQYQRRRATLHFNRVTVAKATGIDRQKPDEVLSLLAIRFIVSEAPAGTIELTFSANAAIRLDVECIEAQLTDLGPAWETASVPRHDT, encoded by the coding sequence ATGGAAATGTTGAAGCTTGTGGCACTGGATGAGGAGGATTTGCAGGTCCTGTCCGCCCATCTTCAGGATGCAGTCCTAAAAGTCTCCGATCTTCAATATCTTGCGAAGGACAAACGCTTTGTCCTGACTGCCAACCGTTTTGCTTGGGAAGAAGCCAAGCCAAAGCTGTTTCGCAAACCCCAGTATCAGCGCCGTCGCGCCACATTGCATTTCAATCGTGTAACGGTCGCGAAAGCAACAGGCATTGATCGGCAGAAACCGGATGAGGTTCTCTCGCTGCTCGCCATCCGTTTTATTGTCAGCGAAGCGCCAGCTGGAACAATCGAACTGACTTTTTCGGCAAATGCGGCTATCCGACTGGATGTGGAATGCATAGAAGCACAGTTGACGGATCTGGGGCCTGCCTGGGAAACAGCTTCTGTGCCGCGACACGACACCTGA
- the murA gene encoding UDP-N-acetylglucosamine 1-carboxyvinyltransferase translates to MDRIKIVGGNKLNGVIPISGAKNAALPLMIASLLTDDTLTLENVPHLADVEQLIRILSNHGVDYSVNGRREHQNGAYSRTIHFTARNIVDTTAPYELVSKMRASFWVIGPLLARMGEANVSLPGGCAIGTRPVDLLLECLQALGAQIDIENGYAKARAPKGGLVGSRYKFPKVSVGATHVMLMAAALARGETVIENAAREPEVVNLADCLNAMGAKISGAGTSTIHVEGVTSLSGARVRVIPDRIETGTYAMVVAMTGGDVLLEGAQESQLTAALDTLRKAGAEITETNSGLRVVRNGHGIHPVDVTTDPFPGFPTDLQAQFMGLMTMAKGTSRITETIFENRFMHVQELARLGAKISLSGQTATVEGVDRLKGAQVMATDLRASVSLVIAGLAAEGETIVNRVYHLDRGFERLEEKLSRCGANVERISG, encoded by the coding sequence ATGGATCGCATCAAAATCGTCGGCGGCAACAAGCTCAACGGCGTTATTCCTATCTCTGGCGCGAAAAATGCTGCGCTTCCTTTGATGATCGCCTCCCTTCTCACCGACGATACGCTGACGCTGGAAAACGTGCCGCACCTCGCCGATGTCGAGCAGCTGATCCGCATTCTTTCCAATCATGGCGTTGATTATTCGGTTAATGGACGCCGCGAACACCAGAATGGAGCCTATTCGCGCACCATTCATTTCACAGCCCGCAACATCGTCGACACCACCGCTCCTTACGAGCTGGTTTCCAAGATGCGCGCGAGCTTCTGGGTAATCGGACCGCTTCTGGCGCGCATGGGTGAAGCCAATGTGTCCCTGCCCGGCGGCTGTGCGATCGGCACGCGTCCGGTTGACCTGCTGCTCGAATGCCTTCAGGCACTCGGCGCTCAGATCGACATTGAAAACGGTTATGCCAAGGCGCGCGCGCCAAAGGGTGGCCTTGTCGGCTCACGATACAAGTTCCCGAAGGTTTCCGTCGGCGCGACCCATGTCATGCTGATGGCTGCAGCCCTTGCCCGCGGCGAAACGGTTATCGAAAACGCAGCCCGCGAACCAGAGGTCGTCAATCTTGCGGATTGCCTGAATGCAATGGGCGCAAAGATCAGCGGTGCCGGAACCAGCACGATCCATGTTGAAGGCGTCACCAGCCTGTCAGGTGCACGTGTTCGCGTCATTCCTGACCGCATCGAAACCGGTACTTATGCCATGGTCGTTGCCATGACCGGTGGCGATGTGCTGCTCGAAGGCGCACAGGAAAGCCAGCTTACAGCAGCGCTTGACACATTGCGTAAGGCTGGTGCGGAAATCACCGAAACCAACAGCGGCCTGCGCGTTGTGCGCAATGGTCACGGAATTCATCCGGTTGATGTGACGACCGATCCATTCCCCGGCTTCCCGACCGATCTTCAGGCGCAGTTCATGGGCCTGATGACCATGGCAAAGGGAACCTCGCGCATTACCGAAACGATCTTCGAGAATCGCTTCATGCACGTGCAGGAACTGGCGCGTCTTGGCGCAAAGATTTCGTTGTCCGGCCAGACCGCAACCGTTGAAGGCGTTGATCGTCTCAAGGGTGCGCAGGTTATGGCGACCGATCTGCGTGCCTCGGTTTCTCTCGTCATCGCAGGCCTTGCTGCCGAAGGCGAAACCATCGTCAACCGCGTCTATCACCTTGATCGCGGCTTTGAACGCCTGGAAGAAAAGCTCTCGCGTTGCGGCGCGAATGTCGAACGCATCAGCGGTTAA
- a CDS encoding sensor histidine kinase, protein MAAVEKTMDTGGVVADAAAQHSAVASPKDDKMSPIHFTRLRWRNRLSSKLLILTALAVLIAEVLIFVPSIANMRVRWMSSRLDTVDAVSEVLIASGNINIPREVQDKVLLATGTKAIALREAGASHLLAMSEMPGTIDQVVDLNNISEAAAIWDAFGTLFNGGNRTLRVYGSNPPSANPGRIIEIVTSDAPLRHAMLSYATNVAIISLLISVIAASLIYLIIHEMLLRPVRLMHRNMIDFASAPDNPTRILVPENRKDEFGIAQRQIAHIQSDLQRTLKEQKHLADLGLAVSKINHDMRNILASAQLMSDRLADTQDPMVQRFAPKLIHTLSRAINYSESVMAYGRSQEAPPAPRRVQLSTVILDVQETLNLKTESGIEFENLIPIDFELNVDSEQLFRVLHNLCRNSVQAMERDRRSDVSTVKRLTLSAGRIGTTTIIGVEDTGPGLPQKARDNLFTAFKGSTRSDGTGLGLAIAQELVRAHGGTIELREDRPIGAHFEIRLPDLPNWNDKRNSQSESEVA, encoded by the coding sequence ATGGCGGCTGTTGAAAAAACCATGGATACGGGTGGGGTCGTTGCCGATGCAGCTGCGCAGCATTCCGCTGTGGCATCTCCCAAAGACGATAAGATGTCGCCTATCCATTTCACGCGTCTTCGCTGGCGAAACCGGCTTTCAAGCAAGCTCCTTATCCTAACCGCTCTTGCCGTTCTTATCGCTGAAGTTCTGATCTTCGTGCCTTCCATCGCCAATATGCGTGTGCGTTGGATGAGTTCACGCCTCGACACCGTAGATGCTGTGAGCGAAGTGCTTATTGCGAGCGGCAACATCAATATTCCACGCGAGGTTCAGGATAAGGTTCTGCTCGCAACCGGTACCAAAGCAATTGCGTTGCGTGAAGCCGGTGCATCCCATCTTCTGGCAATGAGCGAAATGCCGGGCACGATCGATCAGGTGGTCGATCTCAATAATATCAGTGAAGCCGCTGCCATCTGGGATGCATTTGGAACGCTCTTTAATGGCGGCAATCGCACGTTGCGCGTTTATGGATCGAACCCGCCATCGGCCAATCCGGGACGGATTATCGAAATCGTCACATCGGACGCCCCGCTGCGCCATGCCATGCTGAGTTACGCGACCAATGTAGCGATCATCTCTCTGCTTATCTCGGTTATAGCCGCGAGCCTTATCTATCTGATCATTCATGAGATGCTGCTGCGTCCTGTGCGCCTTATGCATCGCAATATGATTGATTTTGCCTCGGCACCCGACAATCCAACCCGGATTCTCGTGCCTGAAAACCGCAAGGATGAATTCGGTATAGCGCAACGACAGATCGCACACATCCAGAGCGATTTGCAGCGCACCCTGAAAGAACAGAAACATCTGGCCGATCTCGGCCTCGCTGTTTCCAAGATCAATCATGATATGCGCAACATTCTGGCATCGGCGCAGCTCATGTCAGATCGACTGGCCGACACTCAGGACCCGATGGTGCAGCGCTTCGCGCCAAAGCTCATCCACACGTTGAGCCGCGCCATCAATTACTCTGAAAGCGTTATGGCCTATGGCCGCTCGCAAGAGGCCCCACCTGCCCCGCGCCGCGTACAACTGAGCACCGTCATTCTTGATGTGCAGGAAACGCTCAATCTGAAAACGGAGAGCGGTATCGAGTTCGAAAATCTCATCCCCATTGATTTCGAACTGAATGTCGATTCCGAACAGCTGTTCCGTGTATTGCACAATCTGTGCCGCAACTCTGTTCAGGCCATGGAGCGTGATCGGCGTAGCGATGTGTCTACCGTCAAGCGCCTCACGCTATCTGCAGGTAGAATCGGGACCACAACAATTATCGGCGTCGAAGACACTGGCCCTGGCCTGCCGCAGAAAGCACGCGATAATCTCTTTACTGCGTTTAAGGGCTCTACACGCAGCGACGGCACAGGCCTCGGCTTGGCGATTGCACAAGAGCTGGTGCGCGCGCATGGCGGCACGATCGAACTGCGTGAAGATCGGCCCATCGGCGCGCATTTCGAGATTCGTCTTCCTGACCTGCCGAATTGGAATGACAAGCGAAACAGCCAATCTGAAAGCGAAGTGGCCTGA